Proteins co-encoded in one Candidatus Nezhaarchaeota archaeon genomic window:
- a CDS encoding 30S ribosomal protein S17, translating into MSKLPRPGIPGVEPPESSCTDPNCPFHGALPVRGMLLRGRVVSTARRGTITVLREYLHYVPKYKRYERRRSKISAHCPPCVKVEKEDEVVIGECRPLAKTVSFVVLGKAKPGGV; encoded by the coding sequence GTGTCGAAGCTACCTAGGCCTGGCATACCCGGCGTAGAGCCCCCTGAGTCTAGCTGTACTGATCCAAACTGCCCCTTCCATGGAGCCCTACCCGTTAGAGGCATGCTACTAAGGGGGAGGGTGGTAAGCACAGCGCGTAGAGGAACTATTACGGTGCTACGCGAGTACTTGCACTACGTACCTAAGTATAAGCGCTACGAGCGGCGCCGGAGTAAGATTAGTGCGCACTGCCCCCCCTGTGTTAAGGTGGAGAAGGAGGATGAAGTGGTAATAGGCGAGTGTAGACCTCTTGCGAAGACAGTGAGCTTCGTTGTCCTAGGCAAGGCCAAGCCCGGCGGAGTTTAG
- a CDS encoding 50S ribosomal protein L14, protein MAKRGLKGAVGITYRPRITPGLSVGSIVKCADNSGAQEVRIIGVIGRKARHRRLPAAAVGDMVVVSVRKGKPELKKQILKAVVIRQRKPYRRMNGVWVQFEDNAVVIVSPEGEPKGTEIRGVVAKEAAERWPKIAALTTMVV, encoded by the coding sequence TTGGCTAAGAGAGGGTTAAAGGGAGCCGTCGGTATAACCTACAGGCCCAGGATAACACCCGGGCTCTCAGTAGGCAGTATTGTTAAGTGCGCTGATAATAGCGGAGCCCAGGAGGTTAGGATCATCGGCGTCATTGGACGTAAGGCCAGGCATCGAAGACTCCCAGCGGCTGCCGTCGGAGATATGGTCGTGGTCTCCGTCCGTAAGGGTAAGCCTGAGCTTAAAAAACAAATTCTAAAGGCAGTAGTCATAAGGCAGCGGAAGCCCTATAGACGAATGAACGGCGTGTGGGTCCAGTTTGAAGACAACGCAGTAGTCATTGTTAGCCCTGAGGGAGAACCTAAGGGGACAGAGATTCGAGGCGTTGTAGCCAAGGAGGCTGCCGAAAGGTGGCCTAAGATAGCTGCCCTGACGACCATGGTGGTGTAG